One window from the genome of Haladaptatus paucihalophilus DX253 encodes:
- a CDS encoding efflux RND transporter permease subunit, protein MKRTVAERFADTIVERSRLVIALLLLVSVVVGAGAVIGETGDAPIGQAGTTSQEQKALDEIGATYGTNDAIVSQVVVRTEDGNVLSRESLLRSLRLQREIRNDDSINGTLRADRGLVGIENVVATAAYAEDVRRQRANSSKNGSGTNAGAPATRPPSPTLDQQIRALETRSPADVRSLVGTVLDSDAAAPGTDPTEFLSSNYEPGTTSADARITFVFQRGTDDSEAATQAAYDAQVAIESLVDSRFDDAFVFGQGIVDDASSRAIGDSFIIITPVALVLLLIALTLAYRDLVDVLISVFGVGVVMVWLSGAQAWLGIPSSSLLIAVPFLLIGLSLDYSLHVVMRYREARTGALDTDDSDTDRRSPAMAMRSGLSGVILALAIAAFTTAIGFFSNYVSPLASIRDFALLSGTGIIAMLVVFAALVPAVKLEVERFFDRRGRPRLRSAFGGGNGPIRRALSGTANLAQRAPVVVLVVAVLLASSGVYGATGIDTEFNQADFIPQDAPAWMHSLPEPFAPDQYDVSANLAYLSDNFRQRGEGSEAQILVRGTVTDAKSLAALDAATTTATERGGRNGTIVLRPDGSAAVESPATVLRDVAATNDTVAAAIDDRDRDGDGLPDEDVAAVYDRLYDAAPERAATVLYRDANGSYESARVIVGIAGDASAQSSASDVRAVATAVERGAPVTAIATGQPVVTAVVQSALFETLVEGFSITLGVILVFLVGLYWWRYRAPELGAVLLVPVLIALAWLLGTMALLDIPFNSETVIITSLAIGLGVDYSIHLGERVVDERARHDTLGEALSAAIVGTGGALLGSAVTTAAGFGVLALALSPPLRRFGTVTGLSIVYALVACVTVLPCLLVIRERLLGRRTNVESGEAAN, encoded by the coding sequence ATGAAGCGGACGGTAGCGGAACGGTTCGCGGACACCATCGTCGAGCGGAGCCGGCTCGTCATCGCGCTCTTGCTCCTCGTCTCGGTGGTCGTGGGTGCGGGCGCGGTCATCGGCGAAACGGGCGACGCGCCCATCGGCCAAGCCGGAACCACGTCGCAGGAACAGAAAGCCCTCGACGAAATCGGGGCGACGTACGGGACGAACGACGCGATAGTAAGCCAAGTCGTCGTGAGAACCGAGGACGGAAACGTCCTCTCCCGCGAGTCCTTGCTTCGAAGTCTCCGTCTCCAACGCGAGATACGAAACGACGACTCCATCAACGGGACGCTCCGCGCCGACCGCGGACTCGTCGGCATCGAGAACGTCGTCGCAACCGCCGCGTACGCCGAGGACGTGCGACGGCAACGGGCCAACTCGTCGAAGAACGGGTCCGGGACGAACGCCGGTGCTCCGGCGACCCGTCCACCGTCGCCGACGTTGGACCAGCAGATACGCGCGCTCGAAACGCGCTCTCCCGCCGACGTCCGGTCCCTCGTCGGAACGGTGCTCGATTCCGACGCGGCCGCTCCGGGAACCGACCCGACGGAGTTCCTCTCCTCGAACTACGAACCGGGGACGACGAGCGCGGACGCACGGATTACGTTCGTCTTCCAGCGAGGAACGGACGACTCGGAAGCCGCGACTCAAGCTGCGTACGACGCGCAGGTGGCCATCGAGTCGCTGGTCGATTCGCGCTTCGACGACGCGTTCGTCTTCGGGCAGGGAATCGTCGATGACGCCTCGTCGCGGGCCATCGGCGACAGTTTCATCATCATCACGCCGGTCGCCCTCGTCCTGTTGCTCATCGCGCTCACCCTCGCCTACCGCGACCTCGTGGACGTGCTCATCAGCGTCTTCGGCGTCGGCGTCGTGATGGTGTGGCTCAGCGGCGCGCAGGCGTGGCTCGGGATTCCGTCGAGTTCGCTCCTCATCGCGGTTCCGTTCCTCCTCATCGGGTTGAGTCTCGACTACTCGCTGCACGTCGTTATGCGGTACCGCGAGGCGCGGACCGGTGCCCTCGATACCGACGATTCGGATACCGACCGGCGGTCTCCGGCGATGGCGATGCGGTCGGGACTCTCCGGGGTCATCCTCGCGCTGGCCATCGCGGCGTTTACGACTGCCATCGGATTCTTCTCGAACTACGTCAGTCCGCTGGCGTCCATCCGCGACTTCGCGCTCCTGAGCGGCACCGGCATCATCGCCATGCTGGTCGTTTTCGCCGCGCTCGTCCCGGCGGTCAAACTCGAAGTCGAACGCTTCTTCGACCGCCGCGGCCGTCCCCGCTTGCGTTCGGCGTTCGGCGGCGGTAACGGGCCGATTCGGCGCGCGCTTTCGGGTACCGCAAACCTCGCCCAACGGGCACCCGTCGTCGTCCTCGTCGTCGCCGTCCTCCTCGCGTCGTCCGGCGTCTACGGCGCGACGGGCATCGATACGGAGTTCAACCAAGCCGATTTCATCCCGCAGGACGCCCCCGCGTGGATGCACTCGCTCCCCGAACCGTTCGCGCCCGACCAGTACGATGTCAGCGCGAACCTCGCGTACCTGAGCGATAACTTCCGGCAGCGCGGTGAAGGGTCGGAGGCGCAGATACTCGTCCGTGGGACCGTCACCGACGCGAAATCGCTCGCGGCGCTCGATGCGGCGACGACGACTGCAACGGAACGCGGTGGGCGGAACGGCACCATCGTCTTGCGGCCGGATGGGTCAGCCGCCGTCGAAAGCCCCGCGACGGTCCTGCGCGACGTGGCCGCCACGAACGACACGGTGGCCGCGGCAATCGACGACCGCGACCGTGACGGCGACGGACTCCCGGACGAAGACGTCGCGGCGGTCTACGACCGGTTGTACGACGCCGCTCCCGAACGCGCGGCGACGGTCCTCTACCGTGACGCGAACGGGTCGTACGAATCCGCACGCGTTATCGTCGGAATCGCGGGCGACGCCTCGGCGCAGTCGAGCGCAAGCGACGTCCGCGCGGTTGCCACCGCGGTCGAACGAGGTGCCCCCGTCACGGCGATTGCGACCGGTCAGCCGGTCGTTACCGCCGTCGTCCAGAGCGCGCTGTTCGAGACGCTCGTCGAGGGATTCTCCATCACGCTCGGCGTCATCCTCGTGTTCCTCGTCGGGTTGTACTGGTGGCGATACCGTGCACCCGAACTCGGCGCGGTGCTCCTCGTTCCCGTCCTCATCGCGCTCGCGTGGCTGCTCGGAACGATGGCGTTGCTCGACATTCCGTTCAACAGCGAAACCGTCATCATCACCAGTCTAGCCATCGGTCTCGGCGTGGACTACAGCATCCACCTCGGCGAACGTGTTGTGGACGAACGCGCTCGTCACGACACGCTCGGGGAGGCGCTCTCGGCCGCCATCGTCGGGACCGGTGGCGCGCTCCTCGGAAGCGCGGTGACGACGGCCGCCGGGTTCGGCGTGCTCGCGTTGGCGCTCTCGCCTCCGCTCCGGCGGTTCGGGACGGTGACGGGATTGAGCATCGTGTACGCCCTCGTCGCGTGCGTCACGGTGCTTCCGTGCCTCCTCGTAATCCGCGAGCGACTCCTGGGCCGACGGACGAACGTCGAATCCGGGGAAGCGGCGAACTGA
- a CDS encoding MOSC domain-containing protein, whose product MKLGRIRVYPIKGLDGIEVDATDIVPGGTVASDREFALFDAAGNAVNGKQTDMFQRLSTDFDRASGELTIETPDGETRLFDLPEQRERAERWFSELFEMDLTLRRDTENGFVDRRKRGPSVISTASLRAIASWFDGMTVESARRRLRANVEIEGVPPFWEDRFIGDGSPAFEVGGVRFEGVEACNRCVIPQRDPDTGEALPEFRTRFIRKRRETLPDWVDESALDHHYAAMLIAQIPESDRHQTLRVGDAVEVVE is encoded by the coding sequence ATGAAACTCGGACGGATACGGGTGTATCCCATAAAAGGGCTCGACGGCATCGAGGTCGATGCGACCGACATCGTACCGGGAGGCACGGTAGCCTCCGATAGGGAATTTGCGCTCTTCGACGCCGCGGGCAACGCCGTCAACGGGAAGCAAACGGATATGTTCCAACGGCTGTCAACGGATTTCGACCGCGCTTCGGGTGAGCTGACGATAGAAACGCCGGACGGAGAGACACGCCTCTTCGACCTTCCCGAACAACGCGAACGGGCCGAACGATGGTTCAGCGAACTCTTCGAGATGGACCTGACGCTGCGTCGGGACACGGAGAACGGGTTCGTCGACCGGCGAAAGCGGGGGCCGTCGGTTATCAGCACGGCCTCGTTGCGTGCCATCGCGTCGTGGTTCGACGGGATGACGGTCGAAAGCGCGCGGAGACGACTCCGCGCCAACGTCGAAATCGAAGGCGTTCCCCCGTTTTGGGAGGACCGATTCATCGGTGACGGGTCGCCCGCCTTCGAAGTCGGCGGTGTCCGATTCGAGGGCGTCGAGGCGTGCAATCGGTGCGTCATCCCACAGCGCGACCCGGACACGGGCGAAGCCCTCCCAGAATTCCGCACGCGATTCATCCGAAAACGGCGGGAGACGCTCCCGGACTGGGTGGACGAGAGCGCGCTCGACCACCACTACGCGGCGATGCTCATCGCCCAGATACCCGAGTCGGACCGCCATCAAACGCTCCGCGTCGGCGATGCCGTCGAAGTAGTCGAATAG
- a CDS encoding GntP family permease — protein MAIEFAQSPLLTFAAGLILVILLLVVWDLPAFVGLAISAFGVGLLNAVFVADFTFGDAAARTATEFGNGMAGIGIPILMASVIGKSMLESGSAQRIVRAFQSVVGKENSDIALWGSSTVLAIPVFFDSVFYLLAPLARSMRARVGKNYALYLIAVGAGASVAHVFIPPTPGPLAVSDQLDIANLGLTILVGIVVAIPSAIMGGLVYGRWINKRMNIPLRDAMGTTTEELEERANRDNKNLPSVLESAIPIILAIGLVASYTIVDTFKDPYPVLANLQPVVAFVGDKNVALTIAAIAAAYTYLRWSDLSRSLWEEELTEALKSGGNIAAITAMGGAFGALLAASGIGSYIASHLKGIGIGLLVTAWLIAAIVRVAQGSATAAMLTAAGIMAPLTAQLSVSPVYMVMAIGAGGNICSWYNDSGFWLVKEIGGLTQAETLKTWTVLTTIISITGLVTVLVISTIFPLA, from the coding sequence ATGGCAATCGAATTCGCACAGAGTCCGCTGTTGACGTTCGCAGCCGGACTGATTTTAGTCATCCTCCTCCTGGTCGTCTGGGACCTCCCGGCGTTCGTCGGGCTAGCTATCTCCGCATTTGGTGTCGGATTACTCAACGCGGTATTCGTCGCCGACTTCACGTTCGGCGACGCGGCAGCACGAACGGCGACGGAGTTCGGGAACGGGATGGCCGGTATCGGTATTCCAATTCTAATGGCATCGGTTATCGGAAAGTCGATGCTCGAGAGCGGTTCCGCCCAACGTATCGTTCGGGCGTTCCAATCGGTCGTTGGAAAGGAAAATTCGGACATCGCGCTGTGGGGCAGCAGTACCGTACTCGCGATTCCTGTGTTCTTCGACAGCGTGTTCTACCTCCTCGCGCCGCTCGCACGTTCGATGCGCGCACGTGTGGGGAAGAATTACGCGCTGTATCTGATAGCCGTCGGGGCAGGTGCCTCGGTGGCTCACGTCTTTATCCCACCGACGCCGGGACCGTTAGCAGTCTCGGATCAACTCGACATCGCTAACCTCGGGCTGACCATTCTGGTCGGTATCGTCGTCGCCATTCCGTCGGCGATCATGGGAGGTCTGGTCTACGGCCGCTGGATAAACAAGCGGATGAACATCCCGCTTCGGGATGCCATGGGAACGACGACGGAAGAACTCGAAGAGCGTGCGAACCGGGACAACAAGAACCTCCCCAGTGTGCTCGAATCGGCCATCCCCATCATCCTCGCAATCGGGTTGGTCGCCTCCTACACCATCGTCGATACGTTCAAGGACCCATATCCGGTGCTCGCGAACCTGCAACCGGTGGTCGCGTTCGTCGGGGACAAGAACGTCGCGCTGACTATCGCCGCCATCGCGGCGGCGTACACCTACCTCCGCTGGTCCGACCTCTCGCGGTCGCTCTGGGAGGAGGAACTCACGGAGGCGCTGAAGAGCGGTGGGAACATCGCCGCCATCACCGCGATGGGCGGCGCGTTCGGTGCGCTCTTGGCCGCGTCCGGAATCGGGTCGTACATCGCAAGCCACCTCAAGGGCATCGGCATCGGCCTGCTCGTGACCGCGTGGCTCATCGCCGCCATCGTTCGCGTCGCGCAGGGGTCGGCAACGGCCGCCATGCTCACCGCCGCGGGAATCATGGCACCGCTCACCGCACAGCTATCGGTTAGCCCGGTGTACATGGTGATGGCCATCGGAGCGGGCGGAAACATCTGCTCGTGGTACAACGACTCCGGGTTCTGGCTCGTCAAGGAAATCGGCGGGCTTACGCAAGCGGAGACGCTGAAGACGTGGACCGTGTTGACGACGATCATCTCCATCACGGGCCTCGTGACGGTGCTCGTCATCTCGACAATCTTCCCACTGGCGTAG
- a CDS encoding universal stress protein yields MDRALAVVEPTEAAKELVREAGIIAEGLDADLILTHITTEQEYGARRDAMESLMSSSASYTVGEAEEGATQFARDIGDEVLSELDVEYDVTGYLGNKAEKILAAAEEYDCDHVFVTGRQRSPTGKALFGDATQEVILDFDGPVTVLTD; encoded by the coding sequence ATGGACCGTGCACTCGCCGTCGTCGAACCTACGGAGGCGGCCAAGGAACTCGTTCGCGAAGCAGGTATCATCGCCGAGGGATTGGACGCCGACTTGATTCTAACGCATATCACTACCGAACAAGAGTACGGCGCTCGGCGGGACGCGATGGAATCGCTCATGAGCAGTTCGGCGAGCTACACCGTCGGCGAGGCCGAGGAGGGTGCGACGCAGTTCGCCCGTGACATCGGTGACGAGGTCCTCTCCGAACTCGATGTGGAGTACGACGTGACGGGCTATCTGGGCAACAAGGCCGAGAAAATCCTCGCCGCCGCCGAGGAGTACGACTGCGACCACGTGTTCGTTACGGGGCGACAGCGCTCGCCGACGGGAAAGGCCCTCTTCGGCGACGCGACACAGGAAGTCATTCTCGACTTCGACGGACCGGTCACCGTTCTTACGGATTAA
- a CDS encoding SDR family NAD(P)-dependent oxidoreductase yields the protein MTSTLHDQTAVVTGSSSGIGFAIAQEFASRGANVVVNSRSQERAAEAAEEIADETGSESVVAIEADVTDADSLESLVEDVVEQFGSLDVWVNNAGINIRGPAEEMSLSDWQQVIDVNLTGAFSGAQLAGRQMIEQGTGGNIINISSMMGEQGQTGRTPYNTSKGGVNNLTRCLAVEWAEHDIHVNAISPGYIRTEMVDDAQDQIGFDEQDVIDRTPLGRFGTPEEVANCAAFLAEGEHFMTGEILHPDGGWLSFGWGSKS from the coding sequence GTGACCAGCACATTGCACGACCAGACCGCCGTCGTAACGGGGTCGAGTAGCGGTATCGGGTTCGCAATCGCACAGGAGTTCGCGTCCCGGGGCGCGAACGTCGTCGTCAACTCACGCTCGCAGGAGCGGGCGGCCGAAGCGGCCGAGGAAATCGCGGACGAGACGGGTTCAGAGTCCGTCGTTGCCATCGAAGCCGACGTGACGGACGCCGACTCGCTCGAATCGCTCGTCGAGGACGTCGTCGAGCAGTTCGGCTCCCTCGACGTCTGGGTGAACAACGCGGGCATCAACATCCGCGGCCCGGCCGAGGAGATGTCGCTCTCCGACTGGCAGCAAGTCATCGACGTGAACCTGACCGGCGCCTTCTCCGGGGCGCAACTCGCCGGACGGCAGATGATAGAGCAGGGAACCGGCGGGAACATCATCAATATCTCCAGCATGATGGGCGAACAGGGCCAGACCGGCCGGACGCCGTACAACACGTCGAAGGGCGGCGTCAACAACCTCACCCGCTGTCTGGCCGTCGAGTGGGCCGAACACGACATCCACGTCAATGCCATCTCCCCCGGCTACATCCGAACCGAGATGGTGGACGACGCACAGGACCAGATAGGATTCGACGAGCAGGACGTCATCGACCGCACGCCGCTCGGTCGGTTTGGAACCCCCGAGGAAGTCGCCAACTGCGCCGCGTTCCTCGCGGAGGGTGAACACTTCATGACCGGCGAAATCCTCCACCCGGACGGCGGATGGCTCTCGTTCGGTTGGGGAAGCAAGTCATAG
- a CDS encoding GNAT family N-acetyltransferase, which translates to MPDYRPIPAKYKDEYRRFLYYAFQPEDGPDIGEDDDDPELGDRRGLFDGDDLLCVCKHHWFTTRIRGEWHEMAGLSAVASPPESRRRGLVREMLAESLAEYRENEVYFSALWPFSYEFYRKYGWATANKHTKYETTPDALDLDIEPAGELRPLDADDWELLVPAFDAMTEGYALSTDRTEDWWRERVFKGWKKDPYVYAWMRDGEARGYVVYTVHDEDDGKRFKVWELTAMDDEAYRHLLRFVQYHDSQVETVELTYVPESTDLLDIVANPRDVDCEINAGPMFRLVDVPRALESIAYDADANVVLRVTDPLAEWNEGTFELDTGDVVRCERTDADPDAVTDVNTLSQLVVGYHAVEDAERFGNLSIETDDARANLAELFPERDVFLTEGF; encoded by the coding sequence ATGCCCGACTATCGGCCGATTCCCGCGAAGTACAAGGACGAGTATCGGCGATTTTTGTACTACGCGTTCCAACCCGAAGACGGCCCCGACATCGGCGAGGACGACGATGACCCCGAACTCGGGGACCGTCGCGGACTCTTCGACGGCGACGACTTGCTCTGCGTGTGCAAACACCATTGGTTCACGACTCGTATCCGCGGCGAGTGGCACGAGATGGCCGGTCTGTCCGCCGTCGCGTCGCCGCCCGAGAGCCGCCGCCGTGGATTGGTGCGTGAGATGCTCGCCGAATCGCTCGCCGAGTACCGCGAGAACGAGGTGTACTTCTCGGCCCTCTGGCCCTTCTCCTACGAGTTCTATCGGAAGTACGGCTGGGCAACGGCGAACAAGCACACGAAATACGAGACGACCCCGGACGCGCTCGATTTGGACATCGAACCCGCGGGCGAGCTTCGGCCGCTCGACGCCGACGACTGGGAACTGCTCGTTCCCGCGTTCGACGCGATGACCGAGGGATACGCCCTCAGCACCGACCGAACCGAAGACTGGTGGCGAGAGCGGGTCTTCAAAGGGTGGAAGAAAGACCCCTACGTGTACGCGTGGATGCGGGACGGCGAAGCGCGCGGTTACGTCGTCTACACCGTCCACGACGAGGACGACGGCAAACGGTTCAAAGTGTGGGAGTTGACGGCCATGGACGACGAGGCATACCGCCACCTCCTGCGGTTCGTGCAGTACCACGACTCGCAAGTCGAAACCGTCGAGCTGACATACGTCCCCGAATCCACCGACCTCCTCGACATCGTGGCGAATCCCCGTGACGTGGACTGCGAAATCAACGCCGGTCCCATGTTCCGCCTCGTGGACGTCCCGCGCGCCCTCGAAAGCATCGCGTACGATGCGGACGCCAACGTCGTCCTCCGCGTCACCGACCCGCTGGCGGAGTGGAACGAAGGGACGTTCGAACTCGACACCGGCGACGTCGTTCGCTGTGAGCGCACCGACGCCGACCCCGACGCGGTGACCGACGTGAACACGCTCTCGCAGTTGGTCGTGGGCTACCACGCCGTCGAAGACGCCGAACGGTTCGGAAACCTCTCCATCGAAACCGACGACGCGCGTGCGAACCTCGCCGAACTGTTCCCCGAGCGGGACGTGTTCCTCACGGAAGGGTTCTGA
- a CDS encoding DUF7547 family protein — translation MSNDRDDPDRDDREDLEERIEELETTLRGLQTELRQPPRGPMGLPRPPTPREVLSFTGEYAIPTLITMLEANVRALKALQQIIRLVDPEYDPTEGARSDLSARAGRASRATLDRLQDTLNDVEGALTEGGLPEEPRARRILEDARRLSDDIREEVSAGSEQADEGRELADNADAEEAELEEEVDQPEVDVDAELRSIRDELGVRGNGSGDEDADDESSSDDDESGPDDDPDA, via the coding sequence ATGTCGAACGACCGGGACGACCCTGACCGGGACGACCGAGAGGACCTCGAAGAGCGAATCGAGGAACTGGAAACCACCCTGCGCGGCCTCCAGACCGAACTTCGGCAACCGCCGCGCGGGCCGATGGGACTGCCCCGCCCGCCGACGCCCCGGGAAGTCCTCTCGTTTACCGGCGAGTACGCCATCCCGACGCTCATCACCATGCTGGAAGCGAACGTCCGCGCGCTGAAGGCGCTCCAGCAGATCATCCGCCTCGTGGACCCCGAATACGACCCGACGGAAGGAGCGCGCTCCGACCTCAGCGCCCGCGCCGGACGGGCGAGTCGCGCCACTCTCGACCGATTGCAGGATACGCTGAACGACGTCGAAGGTGCTCTCACCGAGGGTGGCCTACCCGAGGAACCGCGCGCCCGACGCATCCTCGAAGACGCCCGCCGACTCAGCGACGACATCCGCGAGGAAGTTTCGGCCGGGAGCGAACAGGCCGACGAGGGGCGCGAACTCGCGGACAACGCCGATGCCGAAGAAGCGGAACTGGAAGAGGAGGTCGACCAACCCGAAGTGGATGTGGATGCCGAACTCCGCTCCATCCGCGACGAGTTGGGCGTTCGCGGCAACGGCAGCGGCGACGAGGACGCCGATGACGAATCCTCTTCCGACGATGACGAATCCGGTCCCGACGACGACCCCGACGCGTAA
- a CDS encoding Zn-ribbon domain-containing OB-fold protein, translated as MSGNSKFEAHRCPNGHLSYPGHPRCPECAEPQDETVDLTDRTAEVVTWTTSTATPPGVRQPNHIAIVEFDVDGDSVRAIGQLTTDGVEIGDEVRPIYADELRDPDAGIREKASQEWDGYRFEPVE; from the coding sequence ATGAGCGGAAATTCGAAATTCGAAGCGCACCGCTGTCCCAACGGCCACCTCTCGTATCCGGGGCACCCACGGTGCCCGGAGTGTGCCGAACCGCAAGACGAAACCGTCGATTTGACCGATAGGACCGCCGAGGTCGTCACGTGGACGACCAGCACCGCGACCCCGCCCGGCGTCCGCCAACCGAACCACATCGCCATCGTCGAGTTCGACGTGGACGGCGACTCGGTGCGGGCCATCGGGCAGTTGACGACGGACGGCGTGGAAATCGGCGACGAAGTGCGGCCCATCTACGCCGACGAACTCCGCGACCCGGACGCCGGAATCCGCGAGAAGGCGAGTCAGGAGTGGGACGGCTACCGGTTCGAACCCGTCGAGTGA
- a CDS encoding thiolase family protein: protein MERVAIIGASMTQFGQRDAWIRELLAEAGEACLDDAGVSPLDLDHLYVSNMASGEFEGQTGVPNALAHDLGALPAYTQRIDQTSSSGGAGIYAAWQSVASGASDLTLLVGGEKMTHETTAEATDVIASLTHPVEYKHGLTLPSFAGLTARRYLHEYDAPRESLAKVAVKNHRNGVDNPHAQFRKEVDVETVMESPIVADPLRLYDFCPITDGSAALLFCPESEAKQYTDEYTVVSGIGGATDTHVVHERDDPTVMGAAVESSELAYNMAEREPEDIDVAELHDMFTILEFLQSEAVGFFEQGEGWKAVEEGVTDRDGDLPINTSGGLKSKGHPLGASGVAQAYELHQQLLGNAGKRQVDAEVALACNVGGFGNCVITTIMEQA, encoded by the coding sequence ATGGAACGAGTCGCAATCATCGGCGCGTCGATGACCCAGTTCGGGCAGCGCGACGCGTGGATACGCGAACTGTTGGCGGAGGCCGGGGAGGCTTGCCTCGACGACGCGGGCGTCTCGCCGTTGGACCTCGACCACCTCTACGTCTCGAATATGGCGAGCGGCGAATTCGAGGGGCAGACCGGCGTGCCGAACGCGCTGGCGCACGACCTCGGCGCGCTCCCGGCGTACACGCAACGCATCGACCAGACGAGTTCGAGCGGCGGCGCGGGAATCTACGCCGCGTGGCAGTCGGTCGCCTCGGGAGCGAGCGACCTGACCCTCCTCGTCGGCGGGGAGAAGATGACCCACGAGACGACCGCCGAGGCGACGGACGTCATCGCCTCGCTGACCCACCCCGTCGAGTACAAACACGGACTCACCCTGCCGAGTTTCGCGGGACTCACCGCCCGTCGCTATCTCCACGAGTACGACGCGCCGCGCGAGAGTCTGGCCAAGGTCGCCGTCAAGAATCACAGAAACGGCGTGGACAACCCGCACGCGCAGTTCCGCAAGGAGGTCGATGTGGAGACGGTGATGGAGTCGCCCATCGTCGCCGACCCGCTCCGCCTCTACGACTTCTGTCCCATCACGGACGGGAGCGCCGCGCTGTTGTTCTGCCCGGAATCGGAGGCCAAGCAGTACACCGACGAGTACACCGTCGTCTCCGGAATCGGCGGCGCGACCGACACCCACGTCGTCCACGAGCGCGACGACCCGACGGTGATGGGTGCGGCCGTCGAGAGCAGCGAACTCGCCTACAACATGGCCGAGCGAGAACCCGAGGACATCGACGTGGCCGAACTCCACGACATGTTCACCATCCTCGAATTCCTGCAGAGCGAGGCCGTCGGCTTCTTCGAGCAGGGCGAGGGCTGGAAAGCCGTCGAGGAGGGCGTCACCGACCGCGACGGCGACCTCCCAATCAACACCTCCGGCGGCCTGAAATCCAAGGGCCACCCGCTCGGCGCGAGCGGCGTCGCACAGGCGTACGAACTTCACCAGCAGTTGCTCGGCAACGCCGGAAAACGACAAGTCGATGCGGAGGTCGCACTGGCCTGTAACGTCGGCGGATTCGGTAACTGCGTCATCACCACCATCATGGAGCAAGCATGA
- the yciH gene encoding stress response translation initiation inhibitor YciH — MANDKDDFSSITGLPEELGIDEDLGRTETRLVIRTEKRRYDKPVTIVEGFDTGEVDVKDLASELKRKMATGGTVHEGVIELQGDHRERVTEVLQDKGFAVE; from the coding sequence GTGGCAAACGACAAAGACGACTTCAGTTCCATCACGGGACTGCCGGAAGAACTCGGCATCGACGAAGATTTGGGGCGAACCGAGACGCGCCTCGTCATCCGAACCGAGAAACGGCGCTACGACAAACCGGTCACCATCGTCGAGGGGTTCGACACCGGCGAGGTGGACGTAAAGGACCTCGCGTCCGAACTCAAGCGGAAGATGGCGACCGGTGGGACGGTACACGAGGGGGTTATCGAACTACAGGGCGACCACCGTGAGCGGGTCACGGAGGTACTACAGGACAAGGGCTTCGCGGTCGAATAA